A window of Castanea sativa cultivar Marrone di Chiusa Pesio chromosome 1, ASM4071231v1 contains these coding sequences:
- the LOC142621719 gene encoding phenolic glucoside malonyltransferase 1-like, with translation MATHNSLKIVEVYRVAPLPNSQDTTTPKSLPLTFFDILWLRLAPVQRVFFYETSVSITTFLDSILPKLKHSLSLTLQHFLPLAGTLVWPPESKPIINYKEGDAVSFTVAESNANFYNLSGNNFVQAVEYHPLVPDLATFHERAKVLALQVTMFPNYGLCIGITAHHAVLDGQSSTMFMKSWAHLCKLGGNALSSVPELTPSFDRMVIKDPAGLEANFLNQWLNHDGPHNKSLKVWELTTPPDLVRGTFELTCTKLEKLRQLIKCKLEENNNQEQALRLSRLTLTFAYTWVCLVKAEGLRDTNLLLCINADARPRLEPPMPASYFGNCVSGHLAVADRNDLLGEKGLAVAIKAIIEAIGSLDYGVLISDTENCLSHLLTLKEGQVAQRIAGIAGSPRFELYSTDFGWGKPTKVEMISIDKTGAISVSESRDDAGGIQIGLVLKKHEMEVFASVFAKGLEVL, from the coding sequence ATGGCGACTCATAACTCATTGAAAATAGTTGAGGTTTACCGAGTGGCTCCTTTACCAAACTCACAAGATACAACCACCCCAAAGTCTCTCCCTCTCACCTTCTTTGACATACTCTGGCTTAGGTTGGCACCGGTCCAGCGAGTTTTCTTTTATGAAACCTCTGTTTCTATCACAACCTTCTTGGACTCCATTCTTCCAAAACTCAAGCACTCACTCTCCCTCACACTCCAACACTTCCTCCCTCTTGCCGGTACCCTCGTTTGGCCTCCAGAATCTAAACCCATCATCAATTACAAAGAGGGCGATGCAGTTTCATTCACTGTAGCTGAGTCCAATGCTAACTTCTACAATCTCTCAGGCAACAACTTTGTTCAAGCTGTGGAATACCATCCTCTTGTACCCGACTTGGCAACATTCCATGAACGTGCCAAAGTGTTAGCATTGCAAGTCACGATGTTCCCAAACTACGGGCTTTGCATTGGAATTACAGCACACCATGCTGTTCTTGATGGCCAAAGCTCAACCATGTTTATGAAATCATGGGCTCACTTGTGCAAACTTGGAGGAAATGCTTTGTCCTCGGTACCGGAGCTAACACCAAGCTTTGACAGAATGGTTATTAAGGACCCGGCTGGGCTAGAGGCAAACTTCTTGAATCAGTGGTTGAACCATGATGGACCACACAACAAGAGCTTAAAGGTGTGGGAGCTAACAACTCCACCAGATCTGGTACGAGGTACGTTTGAGTTGACTTGTACAAAATTAGAAAAGCTCAGGCAGTTGATAAAATGCAAATTGGAAGAGAACAATAATCAAGAACAAGCACTTCGCTTATCAAGGTTAACACTAACATTTGCCTACACATGGGTTTGCCTAGTTAAGGCAGAAGGACTAAGAGACACCAATTTACTTCTTTGTATTAATGCAGACGCGAGGCCTCGGTTAGAGCCTCCTATGCCTGCGAGTTATTTTGGAAACTGCGTTTCTGGTCATCTTGCAGTTGCAGACAGAAATGACTTGTTGGGAGAAAAGGGGTTGGCTGTGGCAATAAAAGCTATAATCGAAGCTATAGGAAGTTTGGATTATGGGGTACTAATAAGTGATACTGAAAATTGCCTGTCACATCTGCTCACTCTAAAGGAAGGCCAAGTGGCTCAAAGAATTGCTGGAATTGCCGGGTCACCTCGATTTGAGCTTTACAGTACTGACTTTGGATGGGGAAAGCCAACAAAGGTAGAGATGATTTCTATCGATAAAACAGGAGCTATAAGTGTTTCAGAAAGTAGAGATGATGCTGGAGGAATTCAAATTGGATTGGTTTTAAAGAAACATGAAATGGAAGTGTTTGCATCAGTATTTGCCAAAGGTCTTGAAGTCCTGTAA